The following coding sequences are from one Armatimonadota bacterium window:
- the rpoC gene encoding DNA-directed RNA polymerase subunit beta': MTDASTFDKIRIGIASPEEIRAWSCGEVKKPETINYRTFKPERDGLFCERIFGPVKDWECHCGRYKKVKFKGIVCDRCGVEVTRSKVRRERMGHIELAAPVCHIWYLKGVPSPLSLILDISPKPLEKVLYFASFIVTKADRSRINSELEDIRRAVSAEVASLEEQRDEHIASARRGVAKALKVADVEPVEAEESEEAPEALGLEDADEEAAVLVVPDADEEDLAPMEEDADEPIIELTPAERERELADVVKTEEKEAEERSNELMEALKLLESAEKRQLITEDQYRGLERLMDALSRRLDRDMSGLIEAGLGAVAIRELLTEIDIEALARELRQEIGHTQGPKRARAIKRLEVVEAFISSKSRPEWMILDAVPVISPELRPMVQLDGGRFATSDLNDLYRRIINRNNRLKKIIEIRAPESIVNHEKRLLQEAVDALVDNGRRSRPVVGSNNRPLKSLSDMLKGKEGRFRKNLLGKRVDYSGRSVIVVGPNLKLHQCGLPREMALELFKPFVMKALVEKQFTSNIKTAKRMIDKMRPEVWDALEEVINQHPVMLNRAPTLHRLGIQAFDPVLVDGKAIQVHPLVCHAFNADFDGDQMAVHVPLSSSAQAEARILMLSSNNLFSPADGHPIVSPIQDIVLGAYYLTQKNETDPFPEVFGDPDEAVLAHEVGSLDLHQPIKVRITDADGTREIRETTVGRLIMNRVLPDGLPYVDRVMNKKAIAELVNDVHKQFGSEVTIKLLDDFKSLGFKYATKAGVTISMTDMDIPAQRELIISNTEQSVDKANQQYRRGLITQGERKQKVLDLWTKASEDVAQAILDNIDNFNPIYMITDSGARGSAKQITQLSGMRGLMSDPFGNLIEDLPIKSNFHEGLSVLEYFISTHGARKGLADTALRTADAGYLTRRLVDVAQDVIVRDEDCGTNQGIYVAEIIEEGDVIETVTDRIRGRFATEPIVDPKTGEVLVDAGEEITNDLAERIRDVGIQRVGIRSPLTCELRQGICSKCYGRDMARGAPVEIGVAVGIIAAQSIGEPGTQLTMRTFHTGGVAGKYLTGVAEVKKKKQESLRELHDDIRRGLVSFEDGGEGGVERERVRAVQAVLKVLEDQVRGLLRVVELFEARKPKGQAIITESSGKVVDIETKGLKRVVIHSPVTIEKPKALAGEVLGEVIKDADGKVLFEAGSEITEKNVQKIKDMGIEQIVVKKTHLVPYRGNLEVNIGDEVEAGDRLTEGPLDPQKVLELRGVRGVMDYLVREIQSVYKSQGVSINDKHVEVIVRQMLKKRKIREAGDTHFLPGQIADKFDFEDENARVRALDPPGSEATADWVLLGITEASLATDSFLSAASFQKTTRVLTDAAVKGKRDNLVGLKENVIIGRLIPAGTGLPAYRAIEVESDDPRSRLQPEQDMAAVAEELIPIGNLDEDDEGPAVVLVPDSPEELEGSPKESSEAEI, encoded by the coding sequence ATGACGGATGCAAGTACTTTCGACAAGATACGCATAGGTATTGCTTCCCCGGAGGAGATTCGTGCGTGGTCGTGCGGCGAGGTGAAGAAACCCGAGACCATCAACTATCGGACGTTCAAGCCCGAGCGCGACGGTCTCTTCTGTGAGAGAATATTCGGTCCGGTCAAGGACTGGGAGTGTCACTGCGGCCGCTACAAGAAGGTGAAGTTCAAGGGCATCGTGTGCGATAGATGCGGCGTAGAAGTGACCCGCTCCAAGGTCCGTCGGGAGAGAATGGGCCATATCGAACTGGCGGCGCCCGTCTGCCACATATGGTACCTGAAGGGCGTTCCGAGCCCACTCAGCCTGATTCTGGACATCTCACCGAAGCCGCTGGAGAAGGTGCTGTACTTCGCCTCCTTCATAGTGACGAAGGCGGACCGATCGCGGATCAACAGTGAACTCGAAGATATTCGGCGTGCCGTGAGTGCTGAGGTTGCGAGCCTCGAGGAGCAGAGAGACGAGCATATAGCCAGCGCGCGCCGCGGGGTGGCAAAGGCGCTGAAGGTCGCGGATGTCGAGCCCGTCGAGGCCGAAGAGAGCGAGGAGGCCCCCGAGGCGCTGGGTCTCGAGGATGCAGATGAGGAAGCGGCCGTCTTGGTAGTGCCGGATGCCGACGAAGAGGATCTGGCGCCGATGGAGGAAGATGCAGACGAGCCGATAATCGAGCTGACACCGGCCGAGCGCGAGAGGGAACTCGCAGACGTAGTCAAGACGGAGGAAAAGGAAGCCGAGGAACGATCTAACGAACTCATGGAGGCGCTGAAGCTTCTGGAATCCGCCGAGAAGCGCCAGCTCATAACAGAAGATCAGTATCGGGGCTTGGAGAGGCTGATGGATGCGCTTAGCCGCAGGCTCGACCGGGATATGTCAGGTCTGATCGAGGCCGGCCTGGGCGCAGTCGCCATCCGCGAACTGCTCACCGAGATTGACATTGAAGCCCTGGCCCGCGAGTTGCGACAGGAGATTGGCCACACCCAGGGTCCGAAGCGCGCAAGAGCCATCAAGAGACTCGAGGTCGTCGAAGCCTTCATCAGTTCCAAGTCCCGGCCTGAGTGGATGATCCTCGACGCCGTGCCTGTGATCTCCCCCGAACTGCGCCCTATGGTGCAGCTCGACGGCGGGCGCTTCGCAACATCCGACCTGAACGACCTGTACCGGCGCATCATCAACCGGAACAACCGGCTGAAGAAGATCATAGAGATCCGCGCGCCGGAATCCATCGTGAACCACGAGAAGAGACTTCTGCAGGAAGCGGTTGACGCTCTGGTGGACAACGGACGCCGCTCGAGGCCGGTCGTCGGTTCCAACAACAGGCCGCTCAAGTCGCTGTCCGATATGCTCAAGGGCAAGGAAGGCCGCTTCCGGAAGAACCTGCTCGGCAAGCGCGTTGACTATTCCGGACGGTCGGTTATCGTTGTCGGTCCAAACCTGAAGCTGCACCAGTGCGGCCTCCCCAGGGAGATGGCGCTGGAGTTGTTCAAGCCTTTCGTCATGAAGGCGCTGGTCGAGAAGCAGTTCACCAGCAACATCAAGACCGCCAAGCGCATGATAGACAAGATGCGCCCCGAGGTCTGGGATGCCCTGGAAGAGGTGATCAACCAGCACCCCGTCATGCTGAACCGTGCTCCGACCCTGCACAGGCTCGGCATCCAGGCTTTCGACCCGGTGCTTGTGGATGGAAAGGCCATCCAGGTGCATCCGCTGGTCTGCCATGCCTTCAACGCGGACTTCGACGGCGACCAGATGGCCGTGCACGTCCCGCTGTCGTCATCTGCCCAGGCGGAGGCCCGCATTCTTATGCTGTCGAGCAACAATCTGTTCTCGCCGGCTGACGGGCATCCGATAGTTTCTCCGATCCAGGACATTGTTCTGGGTGCCTACTATCTAACGCAGAAGAATGAGACCGACCCCTTCCCGGAGGTGTTCGGCGATCCAGACGAGGCTGTGCTCGCGCACGAGGTCGGCAGTTTGGACCTGCATCAGCCTATCAAGGTGCGCATCACGGATGCCGATGGAACGAGAGAAATCCGAGAGACCACGGTCGGGCGGTTGATCATGAACCGAGTTCTGCCGGACGGCCTGCCGTATGTGGACCGCGTCATGAACAAGAAGGCCATCGCCGAGTTGGTGAACGACGTCCATAAGCAGTTTGGCAGCGAGGTCACAATCAAGCTTCTGGACGACTTCAAGTCGCTGGGTTTCAAGTACGCCACCAAGGCGGGCGTCACCATTTCAATGACCGACATGGACATCCCGGCCCAGCGCGAGCTGATCATCAGCAATACCGAGCAGTCCGTGGACAAGGCCAACCAGCAGTACCGAAGAGGGTTGATCACCCAGGGCGAGCGCAAACAGAAAGTGCTCGATCTGTGGACCAAGGCCTCCGAGGATGTGGCCCAGGCCATTCTGGACAACATTGACAACTTCAATCCGATCTACATGATCACCGACTCGGGCGCGAGAGGAAGCGCCAAACAGATCACCCAGCTCTCCGGAATGCGCGGACTCATGTCCGACCCGTTCGGCAACCTTATCGAGGACCTTCCCATCAAGTCCAACTTCCATGAGGGCTTGTCGGTACTGGAGTATTTCATCTCGACTCACGGCGCAAGGAAGGGTCTCGCGGATACTGCTCTCAGAACCGCGGACGCGGGCTACCTCACGCGCAGACTGGTGGACGTCGCGCAGGACGTGATAGTCCGAGATGAAGACTGCGGCACGAACCAAGGCATCTACGTTGCCGAGATCATTGAAGAAGGCGATGTCATCGAGACGGTCACCGACAGAATCCGGGGGCGGTTTGCCACTGAGCCGATCGTTGATCCGAAGACCGGTGAGGTGCTCGTGGACGCCGGCGAGGAGATCACCAATGATCTCGCGGAGCGCATACGAGATGTGGGCATTCAGCGCGTGGGCATTCGCTCCCCTCTGACGTGCGAGTTGCGGCAGGGAATCTGCAGCAAGTGCTACGGGCGTGACATGGCTCGGGGCGCGCCGGTAGAGATTGGCGTTGCGGTCGGCATTATCGCGGCTCAGTCTATCGGAGAGCCCGGCACTCAGCTCACCATGAGGACATTCCACACGGGAGGCGTTGCGGGCAAGTACCTGACCGGAGTCGCCGAGGTCAAGAAGAAGAAGCAGGAGTCCCTGCGGGAGCTTCACGACGACATCAGGCGTGGGCTCGTCTCATTCGAAGACGGCGGCGAAGGTGGAGTCGAGCGAGAGCGCGTCAGGGCGGTACAGGCCGTCCTGAAAGTGCTGGAAGACCAGGTGCGGGGTCTGCTGAGAGTTGTCGAACTCTTTGAGGCCCGGAAGCCGAAGGGGCAGGCCATCATCACCGAATCGAGCGGCAAGGTAGTGGATATCGAAACCAAGGGTCTCAAGCGGGTTGTGATCCACTCGCCGGTGACGATCGAGAAGCCCAAGGCTCTTGCTGGAGAGGTTCTCGGCGAGGTGATCAAGGACGCCGATGGAAAGGTGCTCTTCGAAGCCGGGTCCGAAATCACAGAGAAGAACGTCCAGAAGATTAAGGACATGGGTATCGAGCAGATCGTCGTGAAGAAGACCCACCTGGTTCCCTACAGGGGCAACCTGGAGGTCAACATCGGCGACGAGGTCGAGGCGGGCGACAGGCTCACTGAAGGTCCGCTCGACCCGCAGAAGGTGCTTGAGCTTCGAGGCGTACGCGGTGTGATGGACTATCTCGTGCGTGAGATACAGAGCGTCTACAAGTCGCAGGGCGTCTCCATCAACGACAAGCACGTCGAAGTAATCGTCCGACAGATGCTCAAGAAGCGGAAGATTCGCGAGGCGGGTGACACCCACTTCCTTCCCGGTCAGATCGCGGATAAGTTCGACTTCGAGGACGAGAACGCTCGCGTGCGCGCGCTGGATCCGCCGGGATCCGAGGCCACTGCGGACTGGGTTCTGCTCGGTATTACCGAGGCGTCGCTCGCCACCGACAGCTTCCTCTCGGCGGCATCGTTCCAGAAGACCACTCGCGTGCTCACCGATGCGGCGGTGAAGGGCAAGCGAGACAATCTGGTAGGCTTGAAGGAGAATGTCATTATCGGCAGGCTGATCCCGGCGGGAACGGGTCTCCCTGCGTACCGCGCGATCGAGGTCGAGTCGGATGACCCGCGGTCCCGGTTGCAGCCGGAACAGGACATGGCCGCCGTCGCC
- the rpoB gene encoding DNA-directed RNA polymerase subunit beta, whose protein sequence is MRTTQHSDRRSHETYAQSDMPNLIEIQTDSYRWFLQEGLRELFQSFSPMSDFTGNITLELLDYTLGEPKYSIEQCRDRDMTYEAPIKAKVRLAGAGKEVIESEVYLGDLPLMTEKGTFVINGAERVVVSQLARSPGVYFKDTLDLSGRVLYYATIIPNDGVWVDVETDANDVITVRIGQNRKLPITTLLRALNMFEVACPTFEMVSLGEAEGRVASQPIVDQVTGEVIVEAGKPINAKTVKLLAKAALPTEGIEVERPSTPADTTPEIVELFGVRETLRQPTKEDLINARVLTDIVEPKTDKILLKAYGKIEKEVARKIEAMKVPELEIIRVDKYIEATLGQDPTAGKEEALLDIYRKVRPGDPATTESARSLLNSIFFDSRRYALAKVGRYKLNKKLGLRLPLGVRTLTKEDLISIIRYVVELSSGEGSTDDIDHLENKRVRSVGELLQMQLRMGFLRMEKVAKERMTSLDSETMIPQVVLSVKPISASIKSFFGSSQLSQFMDQTNPLAELTSKRRLSALGPGGLSRQSAKLEVRDVHHSHYGRICPIETPEGPNIGLIGSMAVLAKIDEFGFLKSPYRKVVDGRVTEEIVYMTADEEHQYRIAPANTPMDPKGKIVEEHVVVRYESAYPAVSPGEVDYMDISPMQIFSVATAMIPFLENDDANRALMGSNMQRQAVPLLRSDAPLVKTGVEHRAARDSGATVVAKRPGRVKRVTAEQISIQLRDGSIDEYNLMNMVRSNQATCITQKPIVKPGQRIKENDTIADGPSTDEGELALGQNVMVAFLPWHGYNYEDAILLSSRMVKDDVFSSIHIEKYEIEARDTKLGPEEITRDIPNVGEDMLKDLDENGIVRIGAEVRPEDILVGKVAPKGQGELTAEERLIIAIFGKKAEETRDVSLRVPHGEKGKVIATMVLSRFKYKCSRCDTIFNFSRKPDRTVCDRCDGDLERLAGDELMAGVNQLVRVYIAQKRKVMEGDKLAGRHGNKGVISKIVPEEDMPFLPDGRPVDIVLNPLGVPSRMNIGQILETHLGLVAAKLGLQYVNPIFRGAREKEILGELEKFAQVLRAEAVHHFATVDLALDVGDYTQDLQVDDLLARVKERLASLPAKELEDAARRVNAPAVMDPEEYDKEVQRIEAAAEAGEEIELKPAPKRYKLDEMVALVKDRVFERTGFDPATGKTRLMDGMFGEPYSQPVTVGIIYMLKLAHLVDDKIHARSTGPYSLVTQQPLGGKAQFGGQRFGEMEVWALEAYGAAYTLQEILTIKSDDVLGRVKTYESIVKGDSMLEPGVPESFKILVNELQSLGLKVTVEDSRAREIDLNDRDEDSSDSDESRRIYVERRRQLAGSSGDFEGG, encoded by the coding sequence ATGAGAACTACCCAGCATTCGGACCGCCGTTCCCACGAGACTTACGCACAATCGGATATGCCGAACCTGATAGAGATCCAGACGGACTCCTATCGCTGGTTTCTGCAGGAGGGCCTCCGCGAGCTGTTCCAGAGTTTCTCGCCGATGTCCGATTTCACTGGCAATATTACGCTCGAACTCCTCGACTATACCCTGGGCGAACCGAAGTACAGCATTGAGCAGTGCCGCGACCGCGACATGACCTACGAGGCGCCGATAAAGGCGAAGGTACGTCTCGCCGGCGCCGGCAAGGAAGTCATCGAATCCGAGGTATATCTCGGAGACCTGCCCCTCATGACCGAGAAGGGCACTTTTGTAATAAACGGCGCGGAGCGGGTCGTCGTAAGCCAGTTGGCCAGGTCGCCGGGTGTATACTTCAAGGACACTCTGGACCTCAGCGGTCGGGTTCTCTACTATGCCACGATTATCCCGAACGACGGCGTCTGGGTGGACGTCGAGACCGATGCGAATGACGTAATCACGGTGCGCATCGGGCAGAACCGAAAACTGCCGATCACGACGCTCCTCCGCGCGCTGAATATGTTCGAAGTCGCGTGCCCGACTTTCGAGATGGTTTCGCTTGGCGAGGCCGAGGGGCGCGTCGCTTCTCAGCCTATCGTTGATCAGGTAACCGGTGAAGTCATCGTGGAGGCCGGCAAGCCGATCAACGCCAAGACGGTGAAACTGCTCGCGAAGGCCGCGTTGCCGACGGAAGGCATCGAGGTCGAACGACCGTCCACGCCCGCGGACACTACACCCGAAATCGTCGAGTTGTTCGGCGTGCGCGAGACGCTCCGCCAGCCCACCAAGGAAGACCTCATCAATGCCCGGGTGCTGACCGACATCGTCGAACCGAAGACCGACAAGATACTTCTGAAGGCGTACGGCAAGATCGAGAAGGAAGTCGCCCGAAAGATCGAGGCCATGAAGGTGCCTGAGCTGGAGATCATTCGGGTGGATAAGTACATCGAGGCGACCTTGGGGCAGGACCCGACTGCCGGCAAGGAAGAGGCTCTGCTCGACATCTACCGAAAGGTGCGCCCCGGCGATCCGGCTACCACCGAGAGCGCGCGCAGCCTGCTCAACTCGATATTCTTCGACAGCAGGCGATACGCTCTCGCCAAGGTCGGCCGCTACAAGCTGAACAAGAAGCTGGGTCTGCGACTTCCTCTGGGCGTCAGAACGCTCACCAAGGAAGACCTGATCAGCATCATCAGATATGTTGTGGAACTAAGCAGCGGCGAAGGCTCCACCGATGACATTGACCACCTGGAAAACAAGCGCGTCCGCTCAGTAGGTGAGCTGCTTCAGATGCAGTTGCGTATGGGTTTCCTCCGCATGGAGAAGGTCGCCAAAGAACGGATGACCAGCCTCGATTCCGAAACCATGATACCTCAGGTAGTCCTGTCCGTGAAGCCGATCTCGGCGAGTATCAAGAGCTTCTTCGGAAGCAGCCAGTTGTCGCAGTTCATGGATCAGACGAATCCGCTGGCCGAGCTCACGAGCAAGCGTCGGCTGAGCGCGCTCGGACCCGGAGGCCTCAGCAGGCAGAGCGCAAAGCTCGAAGTGCGCGACGTACACCACTCTCACTACGGCAGAATATGCCCGATCGAGACTCCTGAAGGCCCGAATATCGGCCTGATCGGTTCGATGGCGGTCCTAGCCAAGATAGACGAGTTCGGCTTTCTGAAATCTCCTTACCGCAAGGTCGTTGACGGTCGGGTGACCGAGGAGATCGTCTACATGACAGCCGACGAGGAGCATCAGTACAGGATCGCTCCGGCGAACACCCCGATGGATCCCAAGGGCAAGATCGTGGAGGAACACGTGGTCGTCCGCTACGAGAGCGCGTACCCCGCCGTCTCGCCTGGGGAAGTCGATTACATGGATATCTCGCCGATGCAGATATTCAGCGTCGCCACGGCGATGATCCCGTTCCTCGAGAACGACGACGCGAACCGCGCGCTCATGGGTTCGAACATGCAGAGGCAGGCCGTCCCGCTTCTGCGGAGCGACGCGCCGCTCGTCAAGACCGGTGTCGAGCACAGGGCGGCGCGAGACTCGGGCGCGACCGTGGTTGCAAAGCGCCCCGGCAGGGTCAAGAGAGTCACCGCGGAGCAGATTTCGATCCAACTCCGCGACGGGAGCATTGACGAATACAACCTCATGAATATGGTTCGCTCGAACCAGGCGACCTGTATCACACAGAAACCGATCGTCAAGCCGGGCCAGCGGATCAAAGAGAACGACACGATAGCCGACGGCCCCTCAACCGACGAGGGCGAGTTGGCGCTCGGGCAGAACGTGATGGTAGCCTTCCTCCCCTGGCACGGCTACAACTACGAAGATGCGATCCTCCTCAGTTCGCGGATGGTCAAGGACGACGTTTTCAGCTCGATCCACATAGAGAAGTACGAGATCGAGGCTCGCGATACGAAGCTCGGCCCGGAGGAGATAACCAGAGACATCCCGAACGTCGGCGAGGACATGCTGAAGGACCTCGACGAGAACGGCATCGTGCGAATCGGCGCCGAGGTTCGACCCGAAGACATCCTGGTAGGCAAGGTCGCTCCAAAGGGCCAGGGCGAACTGACCGCCGAGGAACGGCTGATCATCGCCATATTCGGCAAGAAGGCTGAGGAGACGCGCGACGTCTCACTTCGCGTACCTCACGGCGAGAAGGGCAAGGTCATCGCGACGATGGTCTTGTCCCGGTTCAAGTATAAGTGCAGCCGCTGCGATACGATTTTCAACTTCAGCAGGAAGCCGGACAGGACGGTGTGCGATCGCTGCGACGGCGATCTGGAGAGGCTGGCGGGCGACGAACTCATGGCAGGGGTGAACCAGCTCGTGCGGGTATACATCGCCCAGAAGCGCAAAGTTATGGAGGGTGACAAACTCGCGGGGCGTCACGGCAACAAGGGCGTCATCTCAAAGATCGTTCCGGAGGAGGATATGCCCTTCCTGCCGGACGGTCGGCCCGTGGACATAGTCCTCAATCCGCTCGGCGTTCCTTCGCGCATGAACATAGGCCAGATCCTGGAGACGCATCTCGGTCTCGTCGCCGCGAAACTCGGACTTCAGTATGTGAACCCGATATTCCGTGGCGCTCGCGAGAAGGAGATTCTCGGCGAGCTTGAGAAGTTCGCCCAGGTTCTGAGAGCCGAGGCGGTGCACCACTTTGCGACGGTTGATCTCGCTCTCGACGTCGGCGACTACACGCAGGATCTGCAGGTTGACGACCTGCTCGCCAGGGTCAAGGAGCGGTTGGCGTCTCTCCCCGCGAAGGAACTCGAGGATGCCGCGCGCAGGGTGAACGCCCCCGCGGTAATGGATCCTGAGGAATACGACAAAGAGGTTCAGCGGATCGAGGCCGCGGCGGAGGCAGGCGAGGAGATCGAACTGAAACCTGCGCCGAAGAGATATAAGCTCGATGAGATGGTTGCGCTGGTCAAGGATCGTGTCTTCGAGCGCACCGGATTCGATCCGGCAACGGGCAAGACAAGGTTGATGGACGGGATGTTCGGTGAGCCGTACAGCCAACCGGTGACCGTAGGCATCATATACATGCTGAAACTGGCGCACCTGGTGGATGACAAGATACATGCGAGGTCCACCGGCCCCTACTCGCTGGTGACGCAGCAGCCTCTGGGCGGCAAAGCTCAGTTCGGTGGACAGCGATTCGGCGAGATGGAAGTGTGGGCGCTGGAGGCCTACGGGGCCGCGTACACACTCCAGGAGATACTCACGATCAAGTCGGACGATGTTCTCGGACGAGTCAAAACGTACGAGTCCATCGTCAAAGGCGACAGCATGCTCGAGCCCGGCGTTCCAGAGTCGTTCAAGATACTGGTCAACGAGCTTCAGAGCCTTGGGCTGAAGGTGACGGTTGAGGACTCTCGAGCCAGAGAGATTGATTTGAACGACAGGGATGAGGACTCCTCCGATTCGGACGAGTCCCGCCGCATATACGTGGAAAGACGGCGTCAGCTAGCTGGGTCGTCCGGTGATTTTGAGGGAGGCTAG
- the rplL gene encoding 50S ribosomal protein L7/L12, with translation MADKLAKIIETIDGLTVLELNDLVKALQEKYGVSAVAPVAAVGPAAAAAPAEAAEEKSSFDVILAGAGEKKIQVIKVVRELTSLGLKEAKDLVESAPQPIKQGIAKEEAEEIKAKLEAEGANVEVK, from the coding sequence ATGGCAGACAAGCTTGCGAAGATCATCGAGACTATAGACGGTCTCACGGTTCTGGAACTTAACGACCTCGTGAAGGCTCTTCAGGAGAAATACGGCGTCAGTGCGGTTGCCCCGGTTGCCGCGGTAGGCCCGGCTGCAGCCGCGGCCCCCGCCGAAGCTGCTGAGGAGAAGAGTTCGTTCGACGTCATACTGGCCGGCGCCGGCGAGAAGAAGATCCAGGTCATCAAGGTCGTCCGGGAGCTGACGAGCCTTGGACTCAAGGAAGCAAAGGACCTCGTGGAGTCCGCGCCCCAGCCCATAAAGCAGGGCATTGCCAAGGAAGAGGCCGAAGAGATCAAGGCGAAGCTCGAGGCCGAGGGCGCGAACGTCGAGGTGAAGTAG